AAGGTGAAGGTAAGAAGCTTAAGCCTATCAGATATGGTCCCTTTGAGATCTTGGAAAAGATCGGTACCAATGCCTTTCGCCTTAATCTTCCTCTATATATGCAAATTTACTCAGTTGTAAATGTAGAAAATCTGAAGTTGTATGAGCCTCCAATGATATTCGATGAAGAGGCTAATATTCAAGTTCCTTCAGTTGATGACCTTGCACCTGAGTATATGTCAGAGCTTCCAGAGGATGTCATCCTGGACAGAAACA
This genomic stretch from Cryptomeria japonica chromosome 8, Sugi_1.0, whole genome shotgun sequence harbors:
- the LOC131857705 gene encoding uncharacterized protein LOC131857705, whose protein sequence is MQGEGKKLKPIRYGPFEILEKIGTNAFRLNLPLYMQIYSVVNVENLKLYEPPMIFDEEANIQVPSVDDLAPEYMSELPEDVILDRNIRSSKRGGVEYLKVGRKGMHPGKARWMEIGKVRELYPHLLSE